The Labrus mixtus unplaced genomic scaffold, fLabMix1.1 SCAFFOLD_138, whole genome shotgun sequence genome includes a region encoding these proteins:
- the LOC132967182 gene encoding NADH dehydrogenase [ubiquinone] iron-sulfur protein 3, mitochondrial-like has protein sequence MMPKYIQQVQVTCYNELEVMIHPDGVVPVLTFLRDHTNAQFRNMIDLTPVDIPSRQNRFEIVYNLLSLRYNSRIRVKTYTDELTPVDSAVPVHMAANWCGTCSVCSSPTTQT, from the exons ATGATGCCCAAATACATCCAGCAGGTTCAG GTGACCTGTTATAATGAGCTGGAGGTGATGATCCATCCTGATGGCGTTGTCCCTGTGCTGACCTTCCTGAGGGACCACACCAACGCCCAGTTCAGGAACATGATCGACCTGACGCCTGTCGACATCCCCTCACGGCAGAACCGCTTTGAG ATTGTGTACAACCTGCTGTCGCTGCGCTACAACTCCCGTATCCGTGTTAAGACGTACACAGATGAGTTAACCCCTGTGGACTCTGCTGTGCCGGTCCACATGGCTGCAAACTG GTGTGGGACATGTTCGGTGTGTTCTTCGCCAACCACCCAGACCTGA